cGGATGACTAATGCAGAGTtgtttaaatcctggttttcttcagccCCTGAAACTCTTTCTGGATATTCTGTTTTTAAGTTTGCTAGTGTAGTCCAATCATCCCTTTTCCCACCAGTCTTCTGGGAATAAGTATAATTTTCACCCCTTGTCTCAGTGTGAAATCAGGTATGTTAGGCAGGTTAGGTTATTTTACTGTTATGTTTGTTATTCTCTtttcaacttaaaaataaaaaatgacaaaaaataaattcaatgaaaaaaagcaaaaactatcACAGACATCTAAGCACTTCTAAAAGGTTATCGAACAGTAACAGGACATCAGCCTCTTTAGATCACAACAAATTCAGCTAGATTCTTGTTTCTTACTAATAGCCTGTTTTAAATTCACTGTCTCAAAACAGCTATAAACTTGCTCTCTTAATAAACCCTTCTGTGCTGTTTTTTCCATAATTAACTTGAGTGAAATAAATGTCAGGTAAACTGCAAAAATAGAGGTATGAATCCCTTGTAAGCATCTAAATGTTATCTAAGATAATCTTCTAATTGAAATCTCTTTTCTTATATGCTCATGCTGCTGTTTTTAGTGTTATAAAGCTGATTGTTTCAACTGGCTTGCTCCTCATCAGCTGACAGTTCAAAACCTGGATCATTTAAATCTACATTCAGCCACGTATCAATATCTTTTGGGTCCGGTTGCGCCACTCCTTTCAGTTGTGACACCAAAGAGGTGATTTGTACAGTGGATGGCAAAATATCCTCACTGGTCTTGGCATCTGAAGATTCTTGGTTGCTTGGCCACAACCTGTCCCAGGCAGCTTTAAGTGTACTTGGTTGAACTTCCTCCCAGGCTTCAGCCACtaaatctgcagcatcttttaAAGTTAGCACTTTCATGAACTTCTCAGCATTTCCTGAGCTGGAGGTTGAAGATAGTACCTTTTGCAGAAGAAGCAATCGAAAACGCATTTTAAGGTTGGTAATAATTCCTTGGGCCATGGGATGCTGATGCATACTATCAACTGGTAAGAAAAGACAAGAAAAGTTGGAGTCCTCTGTTTGTAGATAAGTGCCATTAGGATGACAAGGAGCAAAGTCAAGCACCAAGAGAGCCTTTGGTGGAAGGCCTTTATCCAGCAAGTGGTCTTTCACAGATGGGACAAACTCACTGAAAAACCAGTCTTTGAAAAGTTCACAGGTCATCCAGCCATTGTTTTCGTAAACATACCGAATGGGCAAAGCAGTAATGTCGATGTTTCTGAAACATCTGGGTTTAATTGTTTTGCCAACCAAGGTCAGACTTAATTTGTGAAGTCCAGATGCATTGGAACAGGCAAGAAGTGATACTCTATCAAGGGGTCTGTCTCGTCCAGTCAGTGGCAAACAACGCCATGCCAATCCTGTCTCATCGCAAGTATAAACTTGCTCTCTTAATAAACCCTTCTGTACAACTATATTGTTtaagttttgtttaacaaagtccCAGGATTCAGAGGCCGACATTTCTCTGGCAATTCGTTGGCAACGTATCCCATGCCTTTGTTTAAAGTTGTAGAGCCAGCGGCTACTAGCACGGAATTTTGAATTACTGCCATTGATCTGAGAGTTCAACTGCTTAGCTTTCTGGATCATTAAGGATCCTGAGATGGGCGCTCCAAGGAGTCTTTGTTGAAGAAACCACTTATaaagtgcctcctccagaacttGGTCATCACCTGCTCTCATCACCTTGCGCTTTCTGCCACTGGGAGTGAACTTCATTCTAAAAGCAAATGCCTGAAGCTGAGCCTCAGACTTCTTGATGTCAGAGATGGTAGAACTGCCAACACCATACCTTTGGGCCAGGGTACTGGCTTTGGTTCCTTGCTTGAGAGATCGGATTATTTCTAGCTTGTCATCTATTGATAGCAcaatcctcttcctcctgacccCATTTGCCTTTTGCGACTGAATTGGATATGTGAGGATGTCGCATGTACGGGTATCCAATAAATGTTCTTCTGCTGCTTTTCCAGAGCGATTTTTGTCCTTGATGATACTGCCCATCCTGCTGCTAGTAGTATAACGTTCATTTACGGCTGTAATAcaattttatgtaaaatattactaatttGGGAAACAGCCATTGCTAACTTAAATCATGTTAACATCCACTATATGAATCTGGATTTAGAAAAAATACAGTGATGGAATAAACAAATGCAACACTTGTTACTGAGCTGAAACTTCAGCCTTCattagtaaaataacaaaaaaaacaaaaacaaaagagaataaTAGGAATACAACATAGCatcaaaaacaacagtaaaatagTAATCTTTGAAAATTAGCAACACGTCTAAGAATCTTTCACAATCTTGTGTGATCGCTGCCCGTTTAAAACTACTGCCCGACACCTCTGAATCTGCAGTTGTGGGATGGTATCCCATTCCTGCAAAATAACTTGGCACAGATACTGGCCTCTGAGAGTCATGTCTTTGTGTAGTGCAATCCCAGGCATCCCAAAGAAGTTCCGTGTGGTTTAGAGCAAGAGAGAAGGCAGGCCATGACAGTGGCCAAACACAAGTATTTCATAAGACAATTGTGATCATAGCAGCTGTGTGTGGCCTGGTGTTGCCTTCCTGTGGCCTGTATGGTGAATTCCAGTCCACATCATTACACTGGATCCACCCTACAGGTCAGTCTTCTTGACACAGatcaatatatttttcttaactCCTCCTCTTCCACACTCTGGCCCTCCAATGTGGTGTAAGATAACTGGCAAACTGCCCAGTGCGAGTGAGACACATTCTGCACTTGAGTAATAGATTTTGTGCACATTGTACGTGTTTTACAAGCACACAGAGCACATTTTGGTGGTGTGCAACACATATGGCTAATACATTTGGCCAATTTTACGTATGCACAATGAGTTTTGTTAAGTGTATACCGCACATTATGTGTGCACACAATACATCTTGCAAAGATTTCTGATGAAATGACTTTAGGCACTGTTCTTAGGCAGcactgctacaaaaaaaaaaagagaaacaacacACCTTTTCTTCCACTAAACGAGAATTGGACCTAATTACTTAATGGCCTTAGAGCTTTGCAAAAGCAttgttagtgttttgttttttttttgcagagataTTAGCTGCTTGATGTCAGTAGCATCCAGAAATAGTTTATATTGTGTACCTCACACTGCTAAGCAACATTGCATTGGAAATGTTAAAAGCAAGAAGAGGGGGCTTAAATATGTAatactttttttcctctttaaagcTGAAGAAATCAATCCATACATCTGTTTTTTGGACACACTTAAGAGTAAATAACGGTCTTGGGGGTGCCGGGGCTTATGTCCACAGCAAGGCAAGAACCATCTACTCTGTATTTAAATGTGTAACATAATTGCTGCACTTTATAGATGTGCAATGTACAGACTGTGCCTGAGGTGACAATAACAAACAACCAAATGCCCACTCTTTATGACAGCtaaattcttttttatattgGATCAGATATCCTACACATCCCAGAAAACTGGCTCCTGACTTGTGCCAATGCTGCACGGGCAAGTCTCATCTCCCTGAAACCTTCCATTTTTCTGTTCTAATAAGAAGATTGAATACAGCTAATGAACTGCTTGTCATATACTAAACCCAAAATAATCATACTGAAATGTAGCCACTAAAAAGAACACAACTGCAACAGACCCAAATTTCCCCTTATTATTATTGCAACTGTTCTCAATAAAAAGGTCAAAACTAAACCATCCAGTAGCTTCATTGGATTATTAATAATTCTGAGTGTCTACCAAACCAATGCATAGACTATGTACTAGAAACAAAACTGTGGAAGGTGATTATTCGGAAGACTGAATTCTGGAAGTGTCATTATGCATTCTCAATtaccaaaatatgtttattcttATAGGTACCATGAAGTGAATCACATCAATCTATTTAAAGGTCATAGGAGCCATGGACTTTCCCAGTAGCCTCGGTGGACAgggcataaaaaaaaacaataattttgcaAAGCTCCTAAGCCATTTTAATAATCTACCGCATTCCCGtttggaagaagagaaagaggaacgTCTTGCAGTTTTTCATACTAGCAATGACTGCACATATTGGCTTGAAGATTGAATTCTTGTCATATCCTCTCTGCTTTTGTGTTGATTTTCTAGTAGTAATGAGGCAAGTAAATTTAACATACAAACAAAATATTATGGATGATTTTCTCTTTCATTACACAAGTAACAATTCAGTAAAAACACATTGatattaaaatgcattcattGTTTGCTTTACACAATTTGttattggaattgttttaaacaaGACAAATAAACATAATGTTAAACTAATATGTTTATACACCTCTGTACATTCAACACATTAGTCACACAAAATTGAAGTTTACAAATATATtctcatttttaacatttctctgttttcagCATTGATTTAATGCAAACGTTTTTGTGCCTCACTGACTGCAATGAACAGAATCatcaccaaaaaaacaaaacgcaGTAGTCTCATTAATTTGATTCACAAACTAAATCATTACTAGAGAATGGATTGCATGATTCTCATTCCTTTGATTCTTGATCTGAATTGCTACCTAAGAACGAGTTGCACAATCCTTGTTCACGTTTGATTCTTGAACATATTtgtaagaaagaaaatgtctttaAGAAAAACTTCATGTGATATGAATATATCACATGTTCAAATTATAATACACTGAAATATATATgaattatttgtttatatatttgtaatgcaACTCAAAGTGTAATCAACCccacaaaagcttttttttttcatatcacactaatgaataaaatgaatgaaataactactaaatgaatgaatttatttatacTGGTAGAAAAAAATCACTACAGTGCAAGAACAAGAACAAACGTCTCATGAGTACAAAACAAACACCTGCATAATGCATTTCTCACACTCAAAATGTGCTACATGTACTTATCTAAATGTCTCTTTCCCTCAAAATGTCATATTAGTGTTTGTAAAATGTACCTTGCTTACACATGGACCTTTGGCTGTAATCTAACTTGATACTCCCGTCTGCATGGAACAGGCTTAAGTGTGATTTACCTGTGAAGACATATTGTCTGGTCCATACAAATTAAGAGTGACATATACGAGGTGTAAGCTGCGGGTAAATGATAGTTCATCTTGCTCTAAAGCAGCAGAATGGAGTCTGTCCATGAGTGTTGAGTTAGTGGTGTGGGCACCGTTTCTACAGGCAGTTTTCAGAAGCAGAACTGGAGGCAGACCTAAAATGATCTGTCAGGTGGACTATTCTGATTTTGTAGTGTTGTTCTGTTGTGGTTAACTGAGGGCAACAAGATTGTGGATGGTTATTTGTCCTTCTGGTCTACTGAATAATTGCCTGAAACAGGGATACAGTGGAGAGATATAATTCATAGTGTGCAGCTGGCACATGACATAATTGTCTGCAGTATGCTAATGGCCCTCATTCTTGGTATCCGAAACATTACAGAatgcacagaaaaataaataaatgtgacctTTGTCTTATTGTGACTTATAAATTTAATTAACAGatgaacaaatgaacaaataattagACGTGGCCTGGTCATGTACTTTTCCACTTGGATGTTTTTGGATAAACAGGCAGTTGTACATTTGGAAAATTGAAATGAGAAACTCCATGAGTTGATTTTCTGGTCAGAGGGCTTAAATCCAACTGATAACATATCGTAAATGCACACAAGCTTTAACCACAGCgttctcatttcagaaaatgttgtgtttcttttatccatcagtatacagtaatccctcactatatcgcgctttgactttcgcggcttcactctatcgcggattttatatgtaaggaaatctaaatatataacacggatttttcgctgcttcgcgggttctgcagacaatgggtctttttacttccagtacatgcttcctcagttggtttgcccagttgatttcatacaagggacgctattggcggatggctgagaagctaaccaatcagagcatgcagtgaAGTTCCTGTGTGCTAAATGGCTCAGCAACGGAGCGTCGAATTCGATTCcacagcgttaaccaggaagtctcgtctcgctcattcagcatcagcatgcgtaaaaagttaacttttgtgctcttttgtgtttatctttgtgtagtcaagcccttcgttatgggtccaaaacaatctgctcctgctactgcttcaggggccgtgcccaagcgccaatggaagatgctaacgattgccgaaaaggtaaaagttttatatatgatgaaggaagggaaaagctacaatcgctgtaggatgccattacggcatcaaggAGTGAaaggttctttttatttaaaaaggagggaaagaatataagatctacggccacagtgtccttttaaccagggcgcaaaacgagttgtaagtggacgtaataaggcagtagtccggatggaatctgctttagggatttggattcaAGACTGCCGGAaaaagaacaacggcggtgctacacagttgcctgaagaggctcctttagaagggctgtaacgctgtcctttgttgtgcagtaaaattaaactcatcgttattggacaagtcatcgtgtcattgttgatgagtaaccataattaattttctacttacagtacttagtacatgtgtgtacagtgacactaaatgtacgtacatttactgtatacaatttttcttgcattgtacgtatttattgctggtggcctgtctatcgtaatgtctgtaacatatgtgatatcggagttgctcgatatctttaaaataatatttaggttttactgtatataaacagtgtgtttacatacataatttaaatgaatcttacctaatatctaagagaatacaaagggtttatgctgtataactgtgcggggaatatttataaacagtgtgggagagtttataagggcttaaaatatataaaaataaccatacaaacatatgatttctacttcacagattttcacctatcgcggggggtagggatcgaggagggattactgtattatgaaCATCTGATCTTTAAGCCACTCACTAAGTAATCTGAACTAGTGTGCTAACTGACTGGCACAAAAAGCCAATGACTATTCTGCTATCCATGAAATAAAGTTTCAAAAATGACTGGCACCTGAAATATAGTTTTGACAGCTAATAACTAACATATGTCTTTGGGAATAGGAACATAAACCTGACCTACCTGTATCATAAATCATATTATGTTTTTTGGCCTCATATCTATCAGATACCTTAGTTACATAAAATGCCACTACTCCTGAAGTTATGATCTAAGCGGATTTAAAAGAATGTTAGAGATGCCTTACTTTCAATTATTTTACTTATAAGGTTTGGaagtaaacatatactgtacttctaacaactttagtttagtttacaggttagTTTTAAGGATTACtccttttttaaaacctttataGTATTTGTGAATAAACGTCATGCCACAAAAcaagaattcattttcatttgaaatgttaacaaaaataatacCAAGTACTACTTAGAATATGTACTGTCTTGGGCTGGAAAAACAGAGTCGTGCTTAGTGTTTCTGCTTCCCAGCTTTGGAGAAAAGGGTTCCTTTCTGAATCACTGTGTAGCATTTGCAAACTCTTTGTAAATCTACACAGGTTTTCCCCCACACCTCAAACATACAcgtatgcatgttaggttaaatggAATGTGTACATGTGGTCATCTTGGTGAACATGCTGTGCAATTGGCCAGAACATGGATAGGCTTATGACTTGAGTCCAGTGTTGCCAGTATAGGTTTTGGTTGTCTCCAGTCCTGTAATGAAGGTTCAGAGAATGGCTGGATCAATGTAGTTTCCTAGATAAAAATCACTCCACCTTTTAATTGACACACATCATGTCACATATCCTCCTGCAATGACTTCAATGTTGTTGTGAGCAATTTCTTCTAAGTC
This portion of the Polypterus senegalus isolate Bchr_013 chromosome 6, ASM1683550v1, whole genome shotgun sequence genome encodes:
- the LOC120531329 gene encoding jerky protein homolog-like isoform X4 — translated: MHNERMALSGDSLSLKMEGAASESRVAIMVLMSAIESMCKELAKLKAEVACITIFNGEVFSVGTDRGRAYADLRKDFQNDFINYCLSEEGALEQSVPAPSTAETSPHDADTLKKMVDDYFCICYGKALGKPGLVPVPYERIAKDPLAVSIQGLPDGVRFKDPIGYDYNSLSQIFKNKSRITFEIKRPFLETRTQKGEPSRKTPDNVEDVSSLFNIETVQVKAEAEEEEEEEGSMEISSVTIKEETEESNFIPFPIAAVNERYTTSSRMGSIIKDKNRSGKAAEEHLLDTRTCDILTYPIQSQKANGVRRKRIVLSIDDKLEIIRSLKQGTKASTLAQRYGVGSSTISDIKKSEAQLQAFAFRMKFTPSGRKRKVMRAGDDQVLEEALYKWFLQQRLLGAPISGSLMIQKAKQLNSQINGSNSKFRASSRWLYNFKQRHGIRCQRIAREMSASESWDFVKQNLNNIVVQKGLLREQVYTCDETGLAWRCLPLTGRDRPLDRVSLLACSNASGLHKLSLTLVGKTIKPRCFRNIDITALPIRYVYENNGWMTCELFKDWFFSEFVPSVKDHLLDKGLPPKALLVLDFAPCHPNGTYLQTEDSNFSCLFLPVDSMHQHPMAQGIITNLKMRFRLLLLQKVLSSTSSSGNAEKFMKVLTLKDAADLVAEAWEEVQPSTLKAAWDRLWPSNQESSDAKTSEDILPSTVQITSLVSQLKGVAQPDPKDIDTWLNVDLNDPGFELSADEEQAS